GCCGCGCTCCATTTGCCCGACGTTATCGGCAGTGGAGGCGGCGGGAATAGTGAGGGAGCGAACATACAATGCGACATCCCTGACCTGATTGCGATCCAGCATTTCGTCACGGCCAAAGGCGGGCATCTGCGCCACCCGGCTCTCCTCATGCTGGGTGTTGATCCCGACTTTGAGCGTCTGAGCAATGTTTTCCGGACTGCCGCCCCACAGCCAATCGTCATCCGTGAGGTCTGGGTAGTTATTCCTACCCCGCCCATCGACGCCATGACAGGCAGCACAGTTATCTCCGAACAATTGGTGCCCCATCGATCTGACGGTGGAGATCAAACGTTCGTTGGCTCTGATTTCGTCGAAAGATAGAGTTTCAAGTTGTGTCGTCAGGGCGGCCCGGGCTGATGTGGCACTTGCCAATTTCTCTTCGACGGTTTTGCGCTGGTCGATACCCAGCAGCCCCTTGGTGTAGGTCGAACCAAGCGGCCATGTAGGAAGCAGCACCCACCATAAAAGCGCGAAAATATGCGTGATGATGAGGAAAAGAAGGACCCCTCGCGGTACCGGAGTGTCCAGTTCTTTTATGCCGTTCCATTCGTGCCCGGTTGTTTTGCGGCCGCTAACGGGATCGATTTCGTCTACTTCCATGGCACATCGTCCTCATCGAGAATGTTGTGTTTTGCCCGGTCGAACCGAGCCTTGTTAGACGGCCAGAAAGTGTAAACAAGCACGCAAATCGAGAAGCCGATGAGGTAGAATAAGCCCCAACTCTTGGCTGCTTCAACCAGAGTATCGTGCGTAAACATTTCGGCTCTCCCCGGGTTCAATCGTTGGGATCGGGTGCTTGTTCCGTCGCTGCCGTGTTGGCATAGGCGGCTTCGGTCAGACGGCCAAGCACTTGGAGGTAGGCCACGAGTGCATCCATCTCGGTCACGTTCGTGGCAACGCCATCGAAGGCAGTGACTGTCGTTTTCTCCCCGTATCGCTCGGAGACGCCTGAGGATTGCGTGCTGTCGGGCATTGCCTGGCCGTAGGCGTCAGACGAGGCATTGGCAATCATCGCGTCTGTATAGGGCACGCCAACCACTCGCTGAGCTTGGAGGTGCTCGGCAAGGTCGTTCATCCGCAATGGCGTCCTCGCAAGCCAAGCATATGCCGGCATGTTCGATTCCGGCACAACGTCACGAGGATTGCTCAGATGAGCGACGTGCCAGAAGTCTGAATACTTCCCACCGATGCGGGCAAGATCGGGTCCCGTGCGTTTAGATCCCCATAACATTGGATGATCGTATTTCGACTCGACTGCAAGCGAGTAGGGACCGTACCGTTCAACCTCATCGCGTAGCGTGCGGATCATCTGGCTGTGACAGGCGTAGCAACCTTCCCGGACATAGATATTGCGGCCCGCTAACTCGAGCGGGGTATAAAGCCGCATATCGTCGACGGTTTCGACCGTCTCGTCGATCGTGAACAAGGGGGCAATCTCCACAATGCCTCCTACACTTGCCGCAGCGATGATTGCCAGTACAAATCCGATTGCAGTCCGTTCGAGCTTGCGATGAAACAGTTCTGGCATCGC
Above is a genomic segment from Ensifer canadensis containing:
- the ccoP gene encoding cytochrome-c oxidase, cbb3-type subunit III — protein: MEVDEIDPVSGRKTTGHEWNGIKELDTPVPRGVLLFLIITHIFALLWWVLLPTWPLGSTYTKGLLGIDQRKTVEEKLASATSARAALTTQLETLSFDEIRANERLISTVRSMGHQLFGDNCAACHGVDGRGRNNYPDLTDDDWLWGGSPENIAQTLKVGINTQHEESRVAQMPAFGRDEMLDRNQVRDVALYVRSLTIPAASTADNVGQMERGREVFLTTCAACHGEDAQGNQEVGAPNLTDQYWVYGGSLQNIIDTVHGGRQGHMPTWDERLTPLEIKVLALYVNSLGVEKP
- a CDS encoding CcoQ/FixQ family Cbb3-type cytochrome c oxidase assembly chaperone; the encoded protein is MFTHDTLVEAAKSWGLFYLIGFSICVLVYTFWPSNKARFDRAKHNILDEDDVPWK
- the ccoO gene encoding cytochrome-c oxidase, cbb3-type subunit II: MPELFHRKLERTAIGFVLAIIAAASVGGIVEIAPLFTIDETVETVDDMRLYTPLELAGRNIYVREGCYACHSQMIRTLRDEVERYGPYSLAVESKYDHPMLWGSKRTGPDLARIGGKYSDFWHVAHLSNPRDVVPESNMPAYAWLARTPLRMNDLAEHLQAQRVVGVPYTDAMIANASSDAYGQAMPDSTQSSGVSERYGEKTTVTAFDGVATNVTEMDALVAYLQVLGRLTEAAYANTAATEQAPDPND